In the Hordeum vulgare subsp. vulgare chromosome 7H, MorexV3_pseudomolecules_assembly, whole genome shotgun sequence genome, one interval contains:
- the LOC123407578 gene encoding uncharacterized protein LOC123407578 — translation MIEQFVNFVIRPPRAEYNPDQYLWEPEFTLAGRKYKRIDLELSNERNQTLKCSHYVPAVIPENTALPCVIYCHGNSGCRADANEAAVILLPSNITLFALDFAGSGLSGGEYVSLGWHEKQDLKSVVSFLRKNKEVSCIGLWGRSMGAVTSLLYGAEDPSIAGMVLDSAFSNLYELMLELVDVYKIRVPKFTVKMAVHYMRRVIQRRAKFDIMDLNVVQFAPKTFIPALFGHASSDMFIQSHHTDRIHQAYAGDKNLIKFDGDHNSARPQFYYDSVSIFFYNVLNPPQFPSACSNKLEKYYNRGAGTNESLLYEIINGLRAAGTDAGSSSAAAASFTNATKSVVELLTERVNQLSVKNDSDLDFLLDENHNLTEMEENTAESHVQDKANRQNEECCSYTSSNRESWGRCSSLGAASDVSSSGERPGVSDHKHKSMTLRALATPLRRIRRKPLTIPKERKNRSLWKRLNQERHDMGESLTQRFRLCLQGQSQHKRTKSS, via the exons ATGATCGAGCAGTTCGTTAACTTCGTCATCCGCCCGCCACG TGCAGAGTACAACCCAGATCAGTATTTATGGGAGCCAGAGTTTACTCTTGCAGGAAGAAAGTACAAACGAATAGATTTGGAG CTTTCCAATGAAAGAAACCAGACCTTAAAGTGCAGCCACTATGTTCCCGCCGTCATCCCAGAAAACACCGCCCTTCCATGTGTGATCTACTGCCATGGGAATAG TGGGTGCAGAGCAGATGCAAACGAAGCTGCTGTCATACTTCTGCCTTCAAACATCACACTTTTTGCACTTGATTTCGCTGGATCGGGGCTATCAGGGGGAGAGTATGTCAGCCTTGGTTGGCACGAG AAACAGGATCTCAAGTCTGTGGTGTCCTTTTTGCGGAAGAATAAGGAAGTCTCTTGCATAGGTCTTTGGGGGCGTTCGATGGGTGCTGTTACAAG CCTGCTGTATGGAGCAGAAGACCCCTCAATTGCTGGCATGGTTTTGGACAGTGCTTTCTCTAACTTGTATGAGCTAATGCTAGAGCTTGTTGATGTTTACAAAATCAGAGTTCCTAAGTTCACG GTTAAGATGGCTGTCCACTACATGCGCCGTGTCATTCAAAGAAGAGCTAAATTTGACATAATGGATCTTAATGTTGTTCAG TTTGCCCCGAAGACGTTTATTCCGGCATTATTTGGACATGCATCGAGTGACATGTTTATTCAGTCCCATCACACTGATCGTATTCATCAGGCGTATGCG GGTGATAAAAATTTAATCAAATTTGATGGCGATCACAACTCCGCAAGGCCCCAATTTTATTATGATTCTGTTTCAATATTCTTCTATAATGTTCTGAATCCACCTCAATTTCCGTCTGCATGCTCAAATAAGCTAGAGAAGTACTATAACCGTGGGGCTGGAACTAACGAG AGCTTACTGTATGAGATCATAAATGGTCTTAGGGCTGCTGGTACTGATGCAGGAAGTTCATCTGCAGCTGCAGCTAGTTTCACCAATG CCACAAAATCAGTAGTTGAATTGCTGACGGAGAGGGTCAATCAACTGTCCGTTAAAAATGATAGTGACTTG GATTTCCTTTTGGACGAAAATCATAACCTCACTGAAATGGAAGAGAACACTGCAGAGTCTCATGTACAG GATAAAGCAAACAGGCAAAATGAGGAGTGCTGCTCATACACAAGTTCAAACCGAGAGAGCTGGGGAAGATGTTCTTCGTTAGGGGCAGCGAGTGATGTATCATCCTCCGGCGAGCGTCCTGGGGTTTCCGATCATAAGCATAAG AGCATGACGCTAAGAGCTCTGGCGACGCCGTTGAGACGGATACGGCGGAAACCGCTCACCATACCAaaggagaggaagaacaggtctcTATGGAAGAGGCTAAACCAGGAGAGGCATGATATGGGGGAGAGCTTAACCCAGCGTTTCAGGCTGTGCCTCCAAGGCCAGTCCCAGCACAAGAGAACAAAGTCGTCCTGA